In Deltaproteobacteria bacterium, a single genomic region encodes these proteins:
- a CDS encoding group II truncated hemoglobin, giving the protein MSDEKNISLYEALGGEEPIRRIVDGFYDFMETLPEAKEVLELHPKNLTSSRDKFYWFLVGWMGGPDLFVQRFGHPRLRARHLTFRIDTAARNQWMLCMEKTLEKEIADENIRQQLLGAFGRLADHMRNTPDNPS; this is encoded by the coding sequence ATGAGCGATGAGAAGAACATAAGCCTCTATGAAGCCCTTGGCGGCGAAGAACCTATCCGGCGAATTGTCGATGGATTCTACGATTTCATGGAAACCCTTCCGGAAGCTAAGGAGGTTCTTGAACTTCACCCCAAAAACCTCACCAGCAGCCGCGATAAATTTTATTGGTTCCTGGTTGGATGGATGGGTGGACCCGACCTTTTTGTGCAACGATTTGGGCATCCAAGACTGCGCGCCCGGCATCTAACCTTTCGCATTGATACAGCTGCCCGGAATCAATGGATGTTGTGCATGGAAAAAACACTCGAAAAAGAAATAGCCGACGAGAACATTCGTCAGCAACTTCTCGGTGCGTTTGGTCGCCTAGCCGACCATATGCGTAATACACCGGACAACCCCAGCTAA
- the pip gene encoding prolyl aminopeptidase produces MHLDDILYPAIEPFESGMLEVEAPHKIYWERSGNPQGKPVVVIHGGPGGGSQPGYRSYFNPLKYCIVQFDQRSCGHSTPHAELKDNHTMASVKDIETLRKHFGTEKWQVFGGSWGSTLGLVYAQTHPERVSELVLRGIFLCRSKELQWFYQHGASEMFPDAFAPYRDHIPKNEQGDLIGAYYKRLTSNDETTRLEAAKKWTGWEMATSKLIPDSDYLEKANDAHFALAFARIECHYFINKIFLEENFILNNVEKIQNIPGVIVQGRYDVVCPPVSAWNLHQVWPKSELHMIADAGHSVGETGIAQALVEATDRFGA; encoded by the coding sequence ATGCATTTAGATGACATTCTTTATCCCGCCATTGAGCCATTCGAATCTGGCATGCTCGAAGTTGAGGCGCCCCACAAGATTTACTGGGAACGCAGCGGCAACCCACAAGGTAAACCCGTGGTTGTCATTCATGGTGGGCCTGGGGGCGGAAGCCAGCCCGGTTATCGTAGCTACTTCAACCCGCTCAAATACTGCATTGTCCAGTTCGACCAACGCAGCTGTGGTCATTCAACACCGCACGCCGAACTAAAAGACAACCACACCATGGCGTCGGTTAAAGACATCGAAACCTTGCGTAAGCACTTTGGGACTGAGAAGTGGCAAGTTTTTGGTGGTTCTTGGGGCAGCACCCTTGGCTTGGTATACGCTCAAACTCATCCTGAAAGGGTCTCCGAACTTGTTTTGAGAGGTATCTTTCTCTGCCGTTCTAAAGAGTTACAATGGTTTTACCAGCACGGCGCCAGTGAAATGTTCCCTGATGCATTTGCGCCTTATCGTGACCATATTCCCAAAAACGAACAAGGTGACCTCATTGGTGCTTATTACAAAAGGCTTACCAGTAACGATGAAACCACGCGCCTTGAAGCGGCAAAAAAGTGGACGGGCTGGGAAATGGCAACGAGCAAGCTGATTCCAGATTCTGATTATCTAGAGAAGGCTAACGATGCTCATTTTGCGCTGGCCTTCGCACGAATCGAATGCCACTACTTTATCAATAAGATCTTCTTGGAAGAAAACTTCATATTGAACAACGTTGAGAAAATCCAAAATATACCCGGTGTGATTGTTCAAGGTAGATACGATGTGGTTTGCCCCCCAGTGAGTGCTTGGAACCTTCACCAAGTGTGGCCGAAAAGTGAACTTCACATGATTGCTGACGCTGGACACAGCGTGGGTGAAACTGGAATTGCGCAGGCTCTGGTAGAAGCAACCGACCGGTTTGGCGCCTGA
- a CDS encoding chemotaxis protein CheW, whose protein sequence is MATKQLCTFRLADHLYGIGLEALQEVTRHIPMTPVPASSAWVAGLLSLRGQIITALDLRTRLALPPRSREQNPMNVVVLHDKELVCLLVDSISDIIFVDEEDFCLPPATLDQEMQSFIIGAYKLDKELVVELDLEEIIHAAR, encoded by the coding sequence ATGGCCACCAAACAACTTTGTACGTTTCGCTTAGCCGACCATCTCTATGGAATAGGTCTCGAAGCACTACAGGAAGTTACGCGCCATATCCCGATGACTCCTGTTCCCGCCAGTTCAGCCTGGGTGGCTGGTCTTTTAAGTTTACGAGGGCAAATCATAACCGCTTTAGACTTACGTACCAGACTGGCCTTGCCCCCACGTTCACGAGAACAAAACCCAATGAACGTCGTCGTTCTTCACGACAAAGAGCTGGTTTGCCTCTTAGTCGACTCTATCTCTGACATTATTTTCGTGGATGAAGAAGATTTTTGCCTACCCCCAGCAACACTGGACCAAGAGATGCAATCTTTTATTATTGGCGCCTATAAGCTAGACAAAGAACTCGTCGTAGAGCTAGATCTCGAAGAAATCATTCATGCGGCCAGATAG